In the Variovorax sp. S12S4 genome, one interval contains:
- a CDS encoding dihydrodipicolinate synthase family protein has product MSSFQGRALREALNGISGILVTPFDASDAISVAPLKPVVDRAVQAGVHVLVANGNTSEFYGLQAHEAERMVHATAECIAGRVPLLAGVGRSVHEACALARASREAGADALMVHQPPDPFVAPRGVVAYLRKIADAADGLPMVLYLRNENIGLAAIEELCRIPEIVGVKWASPTPLVLAEAMRRTADRQLAWVGGLAEVWAPPFYAVGARGFTSGLINVLPERSVAIYNALEAADHALAMRLIGEMLPFEELRAQENNGTNVTVVKTALQLMGNDCGATRPPSAWPLTDHQHRQLHALMSGWNLLR; this is encoded by the coding sequence ATGAGTTCTTTCCAAGGCCGCGCGTTGCGCGAGGCACTCAACGGCATCTCCGGCATTCTGGTAACGCCCTTCGACGCCAGCGACGCCATCAGCGTTGCACCGCTCAAGCCGGTGGTCGACCGCGCCGTGCAGGCCGGCGTGCATGTGCTGGTTGCCAACGGCAACACCAGCGAGTTCTACGGCCTGCAGGCGCATGAGGCCGAGCGCATGGTGCATGCCACAGCCGAATGCATTGCGGGCCGCGTGCCCCTGTTGGCCGGCGTGGGCCGCAGCGTTCATGAAGCCTGCGCCCTGGCGCGCGCCTCGCGCGAGGCCGGCGCCGACGCGCTGATGGTGCACCAGCCGCCTGACCCTTTTGTTGCGCCGCGCGGCGTGGTGGCGTACCTGCGAAAGATCGCGGACGCGGCCGATGGCCTGCCGATGGTGCTGTACCTGCGCAACGAGAACATCGGCCTGGCCGCCATCGAGGAGCTGTGCCGCATTCCCGAGATCGTGGGCGTGAAGTGGGCCTCGCCCACGCCGCTGGTGCTGGCCGAGGCCATGCGCCGCACCGCAGACCGCCAATTGGCCTGGGTGGGCGGCCTGGCCGAAGTGTGGGCGCCGCCCTTCTACGCCGTGGGCGCGCGCGGGTTCACCTCGGGCCTCATCAACGTGCTGCCGGAGCGCTCGGTGGCCATCTACAACGCGCTTGAAGCGGCCGACCATGCGCTGGCCATGCGGCTCATCGGCGAGATGCTGCCCTTCGAAGAGCTTCGCGCGCAAGAAAACAACGGCACCAACGTGACCGTGGTGAAGACCGCACTGCAGTTGATGGGCAACGACTGCGGCGCGACCCGTCCGCCTTCGGCCTGGCCGCTGACGGACCACCAGCACCGGCAGTTGCACGCGCTCATGTCGGGCTGGAACCTGCTGCGCTGA
- a CDS encoding LysR substrate-binding domain-containing protein, translating to MFQLTQLRCFVAVATELHFGRAAASLNMTQPPLTRQIQLLEHEVGVLLLERAGGSVRLTPAGEVFLREAEDILRRSQAATLAARRAMRADAGSVTMGFIPAASFTMLPQLLATVRAQLPDVQVMLREMQTADQIEAIGADRIELGIVRPFAPRSFTESAAIFREPFVLAVPAEHPLAQLESIPLGALEGQAFIEFCPSESRYLYELVAGRLRAEGVAPEVVQTLSHTHSILSLVNAGVGVAVVPHSAHRLRYAGVVFKPLHDASGFDVELHLAWRRGGRHGVADTLRMLIQQAYPAPARP from the coding sequence GTGTTCCAGCTCACCCAACTCCGCTGCTTTGTGGCCGTTGCCACCGAACTGCATTTCGGCCGCGCCGCCGCCTCGCTGAACATGACGCAGCCGCCGCTCACGCGGCAGATTCAGCTGCTGGAGCATGAAGTGGGCGTGCTGCTGCTCGAGCGTGCGGGCGGCAGCGTGCGGCTCACGCCCGCCGGCGAGGTGTTTCTGCGAGAGGCCGAAGACATCCTGCGCCGCAGCCAGGCCGCCACGCTGGCCGCGCGCCGCGCCATGCGCGCCGATGCCGGCAGCGTGACCATGGGGTTCATTCCCGCGGCCAGCTTCACCATGCTCCCGCAGCTGTTGGCCACGGTGCGCGCCCAGTTGCCAGACGTGCAGGTGATGCTGCGCGAAATGCAGACCGCAGACCAGATCGAGGCCATTGGCGCCGACCGCATCGAGCTGGGCATCGTGCGGCCGTTTGCGCCGCGCAGCTTTACCGAATCGGCCGCCATATTCCGCGAGCCCTTTGTGCTTGCCGTACCGGCGGAGCACCCGCTGGCGCAGCTTGAATCGATACCGCTGGGCGCGCTCGAGGGGCAGGCCTTCATCGAGTTCTGCCCGTCGGAGTCTCGCTACCTCTATGAGTTGGTGGCCGGAAGGCTGCGCGCCGAAGGTGTCGCGCCCGAAGTGGTGCAAACGCTGAGCCACACGCACTCGATACTGTCGCTGGTGAACGCGGGCGTGGGCGTGGCGGTGGTGCCGCACTCCGCGCACAGGCTGCGCTATGCCGGGGTGGTGTTCAAGCCGCTGCACGATGCGAGCGGCTTCGACGTCGAGCTGCACCTGGCTTGGCGCCGCGGCGGCCGGCATGGCGTGGCGGATACGCTGCGCATGCTCATCCAGCAGGCGTATCCGGCTCCTGCAAGGCCGTAG
- a CDS encoding Bug family tripartite tricarboxylate transporter substrate binding protein, giving the protein MNHRRSLLALAMLLPLCGAASAQNFPARPITIVVGSSAGSATDGLARAIGLELTKETGQPVIVDNRAGAFGGIAAQFVARAQPDGYTVFMTTNTTQSANPHLQKKLSYDPIKDFAPVSLLTKGYQLLVVNPQVKANNVAELVAAAKAAPGKLNYGSGSSSAQVATELFQQMTGTKFNYVPYKANPPAVLDLVAGQTDLMIADLATTLPHVKAGKLRALGVSSPKRLPLVQGVPAIAESLPGYEFGYWNALYAPAGTPAPVVQRLNALMHRAIETPAVQKLVEQAGMEAALSTPDELARFQLAELSRWGQIIKTAGIAAE; this is encoded by the coding sequence ATGAACCATCGCCGATCGCTCCTGGCACTTGCCATGCTTCTTCCGCTCTGCGGCGCCGCCAGCGCGCAGAACTTTCCCGCGCGGCCCATCACCATCGTGGTGGGCTCCAGCGCCGGCAGCGCCACCGACGGGCTGGCGCGCGCCATTGGGCTGGAGCTGACCAAGGAAACGGGCCAGCCCGTGATCGTCGACAACCGGGCCGGCGCCTTCGGCGGCATTGCGGCGCAGTTTGTCGCGCGTGCGCAGCCCGACGGCTACACGGTGTTCATGACCACCAACACCACGCAGTCGGCCAACCCCCACCTGCAGAAAAAGCTCTCGTACGACCCGATCAAGGACTTCGCGCCGGTGTCGCTGCTGACCAAGGGCTATCAGCTGCTGGTGGTCAACCCGCAGGTCAAGGCCAACAACGTGGCCGAACTGGTTGCCGCCGCCAAGGCCGCGCCGGGCAAGCTCAACTATGGCTCGGGCAGTTCGTCCGCGCAGGTGGCCACCGAGTTGTTCCAGCAGATGACGGGCACCAAGTTCAACTACGTGCCCTACAAGGCCAACCCGCCGGCAGTGCTCGACCTGGTGGCGGGCCAAACCGACCTGATGATTGCCGACCTTGCCACCACCCTGCCCCACGTCAAGGCGGGCAAGCTGCGCGCACTGGGCGTGAGCAGCCCCAAGCGCCTGCCGCTGGTGCAGGGCGTTCCGGCCATTGCCGAATCGCTGCCCGGCTACGAGTTCGGCTACTGGAACGCGCTCTACGCGCCTGCCGGCACGCCGGCCCCGGTGGTGCAGCGGCTGAATGCGCTCATGCACCGCGCCATCGAAACGCCCGCGGTGCAAAAGCTCGTCGAACAGGCCGGCATGGAGGCTGCGCTCTCCACGCCCGATGAACTGGCGCGCTTCCAGCTGGCGGAGCTCAGCCGCTGGGGGCAGATCATCAAGACCGCGGGCATCGCTGCGGAATAG
- a CDS encoding SMP-30/gluconolactonase/LRE family protein: MQIRELATGLQFPEGPIAMDDGSVLLVEIARGTLTRVRHDGLVQVVADLGGGPNGAAMGPDGAVYVCNSGGFRWHTEADGCHRPVGQAEDYSGGRIERVNLSTGYAERLYDTVDGAALRGPNDIVFDAQGGFYFTDLGKTRDRDMDRGGVFHGHSDGSAVHAVVRPAMTPNGIALSPDGRTLYYAETEGARLWAFDITAPGRLRKDGWPSPHGGRMLCASPGGHYQRFDSMAADALGNLCVATLLHGGITIVAPDGSTCEHVPLPDRYTTNICFGGRDMRTAYVTLSGSGRLIAIDDWPTPGLRLNYQG, translated from the coding sequence ATGCAAATCCGCGAACTCGCCACCGGCCTGCAGTTTCCCGAAGGGCCCATTGCCATGGACGATGGCTCGGTGCTGCTGGTCGAAATTGCGCGCGGCACGCTCACGCGCGTGCGGCACGACGGGCTGGTGCAGGTGGTGGCCGACCTGGGCGGCGGCCCCAATGGCGCGGCCATGGGGCCCGACGGCGCGGTGTACGTGTGCAACAGCGGCGGCTTTCGCTGGCACACCGAGGCCGACGGTTGCCACCGCCCCGTGGGCCAGGCCGAAGACTATTCGGGCGGCCGCATCGAGCGCGTGAACCTTTCCACCGGCTATGCCGAGCGGCTGTACGACACGGTCGACGGCGCGGCGCTGCGCGGGCCGAACGACATCGTGTTCGACGCGCAAGGCGGCTTCTACTTTACGGACCTGGGCAAGACGCGCGACCGGGACATGGACCGCGGCGGCGTGTTCCATGGCCACAGCGATGGCAGCGCCGTACATGCCGTCGTGCGGCCGGCCATGACGCCCAACGGCATCGCGCTGTCTCCGGACGGCCGCACGCTCTACTACGCGGAGACCGAAGGCGCGCGGCTCTGGGCCTTCGACATCACGGCACCCGGCCGGCTGCGCAAGGACGGCTGGCCCTCGCCGCACGGCGGGCGCATGCTCTGCGCATCGCCCGGCGGGCATTACCAGCGCTTCGATTCGATGGCGGCCGACGCGCTGGGCAACCTTTGCGTGGCCACGCTGCTGCACGGCGGCATCACCATCGTCGCGCCCGACGGCAGCACCTGCGAGCACGTGCCGCTGCCTGACCGCTACACCACCAACATCTGCTTCGGTGGGCGCGACATGCGCACGGCCTACGTCACGCTGTCGGGCAGCGGACGGCTGATTGCCATCGACGACTGGCCGACGCCTGGGCTCAGGCTCAACTACCAGGGCTGA
- a CDS encoding nuclear transport factor 2 family protein: MTKPRYLSRLRAPALAAALLSLGALVPLHAAANTAASQQVAESNRQFIADAFTQWQQGGKTFFQDVLSPDVVWTIKGTSPVAGTYRGRQDFLDRAVKPFADRLSAPIRPVVKDIWASGNDVVVHWDGTTTAADGVPYSNSYVWIFRMKDRRASEVIAFLDLAPYDDVLRRVPVPK, from the coding sequence ATGACCAAGCCACGATATCTTTCCAGGCTGCGGGCGCCCGCCCTGGCCGCGGCGCTGCTCAGCCTTGGCGCTCTTGTGCCTTTGCACGCGGCGGCCAATACCGCAGCGTCGCAGCAAGTGGCGGAGAGCAACCGCCAGTTCATTGCCGATGCGTTCACGCAGTGGCAGCAAGGCGGCAAGACCTTCTTCCAGGACGTGCTGTCGCCCGACGTGGTGTGGACCATCAAGGGCACCAGCCCCGTGGCCGGCACGTACCGCGGCCGGCAAGATTTTCTCGACCGTGCGGTAAAGCCTTTTGCCGACCGGTTGTCGGCGCCCATACGCCCGGTGGTGAAAGACATCTGGGCCAGCGGCAACGACGTGGTCGTGCATTGGGACGGCACCACCACCGCGGCCGACGGCGTGCCCTACAGCAACAGCTATGTGTGGATCTTCCGCATGAAGGACAGGCGCGCGAGCGAGGTCATCGCCTTTCTCGACCTGGCGCCTTACGACGACGTGCTCCGGCGAGTGCCCGTCCCAAAGTAG